The window TGCTGCCCTCGACGACGCCCCAGCCGGCCGCTTTCAAGGCAGGGTCAATGTGTTCAGCTCTGGTTTCGGATTCGTTCATAACGATTCCTTGCCATCCTCGGCAGTATGTCGGAAATCCCGACACACTGCTTTTTCATCGAGTTCACCGGTTTCAAAGATGTGTTTTAAATGTTCAGTGATGGTGCTCCGGCCCTTGTCGAAAAGTACGCTGATCAACTTTTGCGTCAACCAGACCGTTTCTTCTGCCACTCGCACTTCGATGCCGTCATCGCCCGCCTGCCGGGTGAAGATCAGGAACTCGGCGGTGCTGTTGCGAATTTGGAGTTTCTTCTCTTTGTTCATGGCTTTCTTCCAAATGCTGACACGATTGACCAGATTGACATCGCTGACGTTCCGGTCAGCGAAGTCACTACGGTCAACCAAGGCATAAATGTATCTTTCATGCGGGCCTTGTTCCTTTGCACTCGGGGAAGCCGGCGCAACCCCAGAACTCCCCTTTCGCGGATTTCCGGCGGCGCATGGGTTTGGCGCACTGCGGGCACACCGGAGCCGGTTCGGCATTCAGTCGCTCATCGCGAGCCTGGATTCGCCGGGCCGTCAACCGCTCGCTGAAACCACCGGTCTGTTCGAACGCCTCGCCTTGCGCTGCAATCTGGCTTTTGAGCATGTTCAGCGCACGCCCGATGATGATGAGCATCGCATTGGCGACTACCACCGGGTCTTCGGCGTCCAGCCAGCGGGCATACTTCCGCCGCTGCTGCAGCGCATGCTTGGCCGATTCATGGACCATGTCGTCGGTGAACGGCGCCTGGTCAAGCGAGACCTCGTTCACCGCCCGGGCTTCCGGAGCATGGCAAGACCACGGCAGCTCGCCCCGGTCCAGGATGAAGATCTCATAGTCGCCGCGCAATTCACTCAGGCTCGCCCGCCCCACGTCGGTGAGTTTCATCTCGGTGTCCTTCGAGGTGGACGAACGTTCCGAGCCCTCAATGATATTCTGCCGGCCGCTGCGCGCGGCCTGGGTCATCTGGTCGTATTGCCGGCCCTTGGGATCATAGAATTTCCCGGCGGCTTCCCGATGGTCCTGCGTCAGGAACCGGCGGCAAAAGCACAGCGTTTCGAGTTGGACGATGGTCGCCAACGTGAACGAGTGGAGCCTGCGGAACCCGCCGTGTTTGTCGAAAAGTTCAGCCATGGCCATATCCTCCCGTCATTCGGGTCAGCGGGGTCAAAATAGCAGGGTTCTGGTTCATCAAAGTTCTCCGGTGAAGGCTTGGTGCAGTAGTGATTTTTTCAAGGCCTCCAGGGCGGCGAGTTTGCGGGGGGCATGGAGTAACGCCGAAGGGGGACCGGATTGACCGGATTGACCGGATTGCAGGAGCGAGGGAATGGGCTTCAACGGGGTTGCAACAATCAGGTGGCGCAAGGGTGATGCAACCCCGATGGGGTTGGGGAAAATAATGGGGCGCGAGACCCAGGGTAGCTCGTGGCTCGCAACCCTGGGCTAACGGATGCAATCCCGTTGGGATTGAAATGGTGGTGGGCATCAGAGTTCTCCGGTGAAAGCTTGGTGGAGTAGTGATTTTTTCAATGCCTCCAGGGCGGCGAGTTTGCGCGTGTAGATGGCGGCGAGGCGTTGGGTTTCTTCTCGGACAGAGTCCATCGTTGATACAATGCGATGCTGTTCGTCGAGGCTCGGCAATGAAATTTCAAGACCCTGAATCATTCCCATTTTAAGAAATTTCGTTCCAGCACCAACGGATTGGGCTTTGAATTTCTTTAAACTCTTGAGCATTTGGAAGTACAGATACCTGTAAAGCACTCGCTTCTTTTCGTTCACCGTGATGACGTATGTTCGTTGGTAGGCGTTAAACTTTCCATTGTAGTGCTTTACATTGAAATCGCCAACGGCGTTGTTCCCAGCTAAAAGAATTGCTTCACAATCGAAGGCGTAATCATCAATGGCAAACACTTCTCTGGAACAAGTGAAGAAAGGATATTTGCCGCCTGCTACCGCCGCATTCGCATCTAGTTTTCCTGTTTTTATGTTCACTAAATTCCCGAGTAGCGCTTTTTCGGCCTGGTCGCTATGGAGGTGGCTTTCGAAGAGGGCGCGGGCGTTTTGGAGGTTCTTTTCGGCGTTGGCTCGGGCGGTGGCGAGGCCCGCAAAGGCTTCGTCCAGGATACCGACGATCCGCTGCTGTTCGGGGAGGGGGGGGAACGGAATTTCCAACCCAAGAACCTGCTCACGTGAGATTCCTGGTATTGCCGCGCCAGTAGAT of the Verrucomicrobiota bacterium genome contains:
- a CDS encoding restriction endonuclease subunit S; this translates as MKKGWQTKTLGQLCQLISGQHIDAKDYNTESRGVGYLTGPSDFGPLNPVISKWTEHPKVKAKCGDVLITVKGSGVGKINLLDQDEVAISRQLMAVRATGADPKFVHAILSSAFDHFQSLSTGAAIPGISREQVLGLEIPFPPLPEQQRIVGILDEAFAGLATARANAEKNLQNARALFESHLHSDQAEKALLGNLVNIKTGKLDANAAVAGGKYPFFTCSREVFAIDDYAFDCEAILLAGNNAVGDFNVKHYNGKFNAYQRTYVITVNEKKRVLYRYLYFQMLKSLKKFKAQSVGAGTKFLKMGMIQGLEISLPSLDEQHRIVSTMDSVREETQRLAAIYTRKLAALEALKKSLLHQAFTGEL
- a CDS encoding four helix bundle suffix domain-containing protein; the encoded protein is MAELFDKHGGFRRLHSFTLATIVQLETLCFCRRFLTQDHREAAGKFYDPKGRQYDQMTQAARSGRQNIIEGSERSSTSKDTEMKLTDVGRASLSELRGDYEIFILDRGELPWSCHAPEARAVNEVSLDQAPFTDDMVHESAKHALQQRRKYARWLDAEDPVVVANAMLIIIGRALNMLKSQIAAQGEAFEQTGGFSERLTARRIQARDERLNAEPAPVCPQCAKPMRRRKSAKGEFWGCAGFPECKGTRPA